The following are from one region of the Halodesulfurarchaeum sp. HSR-GB genome:
- a CDS encoding surface glycoprotein — MKARAIFLSALLVLSVVAGSVALAGGAAAAPSGFVTVDDSQVYSDLPEQTPMGQSAQDIADAGVMSSAHPDSLEVVVTSPGRAKNKIDGGEIHGSGPISIVITDDEHSEGRSVALPAAEIEDALGYQPEMARGTHEDGSPWNSEIEREDGWLIVEIPHFSTNTVSFAGSVEIGDTFTDGSSVNYDISDLDAASDPVVNLTGKENTENESYSWQSTGTKSISVGGTNVQNAVVNASAPALSNTDTGQDTSYSVSTGDIDGDGTAEIVYQDTSSNLDYYDVDTGTNTDTGQGASSVSTGDIDGDGTAEIVYQDTSNNLDYYDVDTGTNTDTGEDAYSVSTGDIDGDGTAEIVYQDTSSNLHYYDVDTGTNTDTGQGASSVSTGDIDGDGTAEIVYPDTSDNLDYYDVDTGTNTDTGQNTYSVSTGDIDGDGTAEIVYPDTSDNLDYYDVDTGTNTDTGGDAYSASTGDIDGDGTAEIVYRDTSSNLDYYDVDTGTNTDTGQDAHAVSTGDIDGDGMAEIVYQDTSDNLDYYDVGGPAKVEFDVDDDGTVDTTLDVPGGGTDSATLSGLTTSTDTLGIAANASITNAALSFTEVTQTQDPGVELNGAEWANHTGTLADGETVQTTLSKETLQSGTNTINVSTPELSADAPPMQVEVDYSHDAQDDQDVDYSAEKFSERYSVSKTYSSDRQNPTLTIPFADTAISIRDAEYSKNGGDWQAADNWVVENTTGEISLPDMQANDTVDVRVNATKVAVDNGAIEVLEPTPVADDLNSKIEITEHRPEFEMLVSGADDDRVIYAEEKSWSEANDSSLIDASGSQTVRFPEAGVGSTATLRQAPLWAEPENDVAISVDSGSEPRFEIGPGESEGDMVTLEYADTVSGETYELRRVDGDYDRQIDTDTAESPVYLETIDQAATYIIGIAESTSVQQPVGPVETEQSGTDPVMILLAVVAALGGLLLVVRSVGGSRISRGRSSSLSIPFIDRSLSLPSLPTLQSTNSRTGDSTSRTIVIGGLVIIALVAMEFATPEPLLQVATSAVSSGAAPFGELLTIIAGVGALLGIWYLDQRTSESIPTWLMGVAAVVTVTYLLETLQPGVLLGPISEGFETVSPLFWIVLIGGGAYLIYGWIQTRRSPDTRVTLQLSGKDK; from the coding sequence ATGAAAGCCCGAGCGATTTTCCTCTCGGCGCTGCTGGTCCTCTCAGTCGTCGCGGGCTCGGTCGCGCTCGCCGGTGGCGCAGCGGCGGCCCCGAGTGGTTTCGTGACCGTCGACGACTCGCAGGTTTACTCGGACCTCCCCGAACAGACTCCGATGGGCCAGTCAGCCCAAGACATCGCCGACGCGGGTGTGATGTCCTCGGCGCATCCTGACTCCCTCGAGGTTGTCGTGACCTCGCCTGGGAGAGCCAAAAACAAGATCGACGGCGGGGAGATTCATGGCTCCGGCCCGATCTCGATCGTCATCACCGACGACGAGCACAGCGAAGGCCGATCGGTCGCCCTCCCTGCCGCAGAGATCGAGGACGCGCTGGGATACCAGCCGGAAATGGCCCGCGGCACTCATGAGGACGGGTCGCCGTGGAACTCGGAGATCGAGCGGGAAGATGGCTGGCTGATCGTCGAGATCCCGCACTTCTCGACAAATACGGTCAGCTTTGCGGGATCTGTCGAAATAGGTGATACGTTCACCGATGGCAGCTCGGTCAATTACGACATTTCAGACCTCGATGCAGCCTCCGATCCAGTGGTCAACTTGACGGGCAAGGAGAACACCGAAAATGAATCTTATTCGTGGCAGTCAACTGGGACAAAATCCATCTCCGTCGGTGGTACGAATGTTCAAAACGCGGTTGTAAACGCCTCCGCGCCGGCATTATCGAATACAGACACAGGGCAGGATACCTCCTACTCCGTATCCACGGGCGATATTGACGGTGACGGGACGGCCGAGATCGTCTACCAGGATACAAGTAGCAATCTCGATTACTACGATGTCGACACCGGGACGAATACGGACACAGGGCAGGGTGCCTCCTCCGTATCCACGGGCGATATTGACGGTGACGGGACGGCCGAGATCGTCTACCAGGATACAAGTAACAATCTCGATTACTACGATGTCGACACCGGGACGAATACGGACACGGGGGAGGATGCCTACTCCGTATCCACGGGCGATATTGACGGTGACGGGACGGCCGAGATCGTCTACCAGGATACAAGTAGCAATCTCCATTACTACGATGTCGACACCGGGACGAATACGGACACAGGGCAGGGTGCCTCCTCCGTATCCACGGGCGATATTGACGGTGACGGGACGGCCGAGATCGTCTACCCGGATACAAGTGACAATCTCGATTACTACGATGTCGACACCGGGACGAATACAGACACAGGGCAAAATACCTACTCCGTATCCACGGGCGATATTGACGGTGACGGGACGGCCGAGATCGTCTACCCGGATACAAGTGACAATCTCGATTACTACGATGTCGACACCGGGACGAATACGGACACGGGGGGAGATGCCTACTCCGCATCCACGGGCGATATTGACGGTGACGGGACGGCCGAGATCGTCTACCGAGATACAAGTAGCAATCTCGATTACTACGATGTCGACACCGGGACGAATACGGACACGGGACAGGATGCCCACGCCGTATCCACGGGCGATATTGACGGTGACGGGATGGCCGAGATCGTCTACCAGGATACAAGTGACAATCTCGATTACTACGATGTTGGCGGCCCGGCAAAAGTAGAGTTTGACGTGGACGACGACGGGACGGTTGATACAACGCTTGACGTACCTGGCGGCGGTACTGACTCGGCAACGCTCTCAGGCCTCACAACGTCAACCGACACCCTCGGGATTGCGGCAAATGCCTCTATCACGAATGCTGCGCTGTCCTTTACCGAAGTCACCCAGACGCAAGACCCCGGTGTTGAACTTAACGGCGCGGAGTGGGCCAATCACACCGGTACGTTGGCCGATGGCGAGACCGTCCAGACCACCCTCAGTAAAGAGACACTTCAATCTGGCACAAACACGATCAACGTCTCGACGCCGGAGCTCTCGGCCGACGCCCCACCGATGCAGGTCGAGGTTGACTACAGCCACGACGCCCAAGACGACCAGGATGTCGACTACTCCGCGGAGAAGTTCAGCGAGCGGTACTCCGTCAGCAAAACCTACTCGAGTGATCGCCAGAACCCGACACTGACGATCCCATTCGCCGACACGGCGATCTCGATCCGAGACGCCGAGTATAGTAAAAACGGCGGCGACTGGCAGGCGGCGGATAACTGGGTCGTCGAGAACACGACTGGCGAGATCTCGCTGCCGGACATGCAGGCCAACGACACGGTCGACGTTCGGGTTAACGCGACGAAAGTGGCCGTCGATAACGGGGCGATCGAGGTCTTGGAGCCCACGCCGGTAGCGGATGATCTGAACTCGAAGATCGAGATCACCGAGCACCGACCCGAGTTCGAGATGTTGGTCTCGGGCGCCGACGACGATCGTGTGATCTACGCCGAAGAGAAGTCCTGGTCTGAGGCGAACGACTCCTCGCTGATCGATGCCTCTGGCTCACAAACGGTGAGATTCCCGGAGGCAGGCGTTGGATCGACAGCCACACTCCGACAGGCTCCGCTCTGGGCCGAACCGGAAAACGACGTCGCGATTTCGGTTGACTCCGGAAGCGAGCCCCGCTTCGAGATTGGCCCCGGTGAATCTGAGGGCGACATGGTGACTCTCGAATACGCTGATACAGTCTCCGGCGAGACCTACGAGCTGCGTCGAGTCGACGGCGACTACGATCGGCAAATCGACACGGACACGGCCGAGAGTCCGGTCTATCTCGAAACGATCGACCAAGCAGCCACCTACATCATCGGCATCGCCGAAAGTACGAGCGTTCAGCAGCCAGTCGGCCCGGTCGAGACTGAGCAGTCCGGGACTGATCCCGTAATGATCCTGCTCGCGGTCGTGGCGGCACTCGGTGGGCTGCTCCTGGTCGTCAGAAGTGTCGGCGGTTCGCGAATCAGCCGTGGCCGGTCTTCCAGCCTCTCGATCCCGTTCATCGACCGCTCACTGTCGCTCCCGTCGCTGCCGACCCTCCAGTCGACGAACTCCCGAACCGGAGACTCGACCTCGAGGACGATCGTGATCGGCGGGCTGGTCATCATCGCGCTCGTTGCGATGGAGTTTGCGACGCCAGAGCCTCTCCTCCAAGTCGCGACCTCCGCGGTAAGTTCCGGAGCGGCACCCTTCGGAGAGCTGCTCACGATCATCGCAGGCGTGGGCGCACTCCTGGGGATCTGGTATCTCGACCAGCGCACTTCGGAATCGATTCCGACCTGGCTGATGGGCGTGGCGGCAGTCGTGACGGTCACGTACCTGCTCGAAACCCTACAGCCGGGTGTGCTGCTGGGTCCGATCTCGGAGGGCTTCGAGACGGTCTCGCCACTGTTCTGGATCGTCTTGATCGGCGGCGGGGCCTACCTCATCTACGGCTGGATTCAGACGCGCCGCTCGCCTGATACTCGCGTGACGCTTCAACTCAGCGGGAAAGACAAATAG